Within the Streptomyces sp. NBC_00353 genome, the region TCACTACGCGCGTACCGGTCCCAAGTTGGACACGGTGACGGAAATCCCAGGTCAGGGACGATCAGTCATCGGTGTTCAAACATCGGGCATGCCCCTGGTGACGGGCAGGAGGCAGCTAACAGGCAGCGCAAAGGGTCAGTGTAGCCAAACGGCACACTGATGTCCAGTCCGGGTTCTCAGAGACCCTCGAAGCTCGCAACAGCTGTTCTCAACACCTATGAATCGCCCTCGCGCGGATGCGCTCTTCTTTACTGCCCTCTTCGCCAACGATCCATGCATCGGATCCGGATCGAGTGACGACGCGTCCTGAGAATTGCGCGCCGCGTGCGGTTCGTCAAGGCCCCCCTGCCGGACAGAGCCCCGAGACCCTCATCCGCCGCCTCTCGGCACCGGCCGCAAGCCCCCGTCGGAGGCGTACGGCGAAGATCACCATACTCGTCAGCCACGGAAGAGCAAGGCGAGCGCCTCGGGTACGCCGAAGGGCGACCACCCGGATGGGTGATCGCCCTTCGCGATGAGACGTCCGTGCCGTGCGGCACGAGCAGTCCAGACGAGTCAGAAGACTCGCAGGGTCACTTGACCTCGACCGAGGCGCCAGCGGCCTTGAGGGACTCGGCAGCCTTCTCGGCGGCCTCCTTCGCGACCTTCTCGAGGACCGGCTTCGGGGTGCCGTCGACGAGGTCCTTGGCCTCCTTCAGACCCAGGGAGGTCAGCTCACGCACGACCTTGATGACCTGGATCTTCTTCTCGCCGGCGCCGGTGAGGATGACGTCGAACTCGTCCTGCTCCTCGACGGCCTCGGCGGCGGCAGCAGCGCCACCGGCGGCGGCAACGGCGACCGGAGCGGCAGCCTTGACGTCGAACTTCTCCTCGAACGCCTTGACGAACTCGGAGAGCTCGATGAGGGTCAGGGTCTCGAACTGCTCGAGCAGCTCGTCCTGGGACAGCTTCGCCATGATGGCGTCCTTCCACTAAGTCGGCAGGTGCCGGGTGTATATGAAGGCGGGCGTACGGGCCCGCTGCGAGCCGTGGGGCGGAGTGTTACTCCGCCACCTCGGCGTCGGCGGGAGCCGGCGTACCGGCACCGCCCTGCTCGACCTTGGCGCGAAGGGCGTCCGCAGTGCGGACGAACTCCGACAGAGGGGCCTGGAAAGTCGCCGCGGCCTTGGCCATCGACGCCTTGATTCCACCGGCCACCTTGGCGAGCAGAACCTCGCGGGACTCGAGGTCCGCAAGCTTCTTGATCTCATCGGCGGACAGCGCCTTACCGTCAAGGACACCGCCCTTGATGATGAGGTTCGGGTTGTCCTTGGCGAAGTCACGAAGACCCTTCGCCGACTCCACCGGGTCACCGGTGACGAAGGCAACCGCCGTCGGGCCTGCGAACAGGTCGTCCAGCGTGTCGATCCCGGCCTCGTTGGCCGCAATCTTGGTCAGCGTGTTCTTCACCACGGCGTACTGGGCGTTCTCACCGAGCGAACGGCGCAGCTGCTTGAGCTGTGCCACGGTGAGACCCCGGTACTCGGTCAGCACAGCGGCGTTCGAGCTGCGGAACTGGTCCGCGAGCTCGGCTACCGCGGCAGCCTTGTCGGGCCTTGCCATGAGCGTCGGCCTCCTTCCGGGTGATGAGGACCGCTCAGAAGGGGCCGGGAAAAACGAAACGCCCCAGCACAAGTGCCAGGGCGCAGCTCGACCGGACAAAGTCCGGGAGCGTTCCACAGTCACCTGCGCAGGTCGTCCGCACTCAACGGATCCTTCGGTCACTGCACCCTCTTGCGAGAACACAGCAACGACCAGCGGTCTTTGGCTTCTGTAGGAGAGTACGCGACCGGGGTCGCGCCGAGCAAATCCGTCCCGGTTCGGGCGGTGCGGGAGGTT harbors:
- the rplJ gene encoding 50S ribosomal protein L10 — protein: MARPDKAAAVAELADQFRSSNAAVLTEYRGLTVAQLKQLRRSLGENAQYAVVKNTLTKIAANEAGIDTLDDLFAGPTAVAFVTGDPVESAKGLRDFAKDNPNLIIKGGVLDGKALSADEIKKLADLESREVLLAKVAGGIKASMAKAAATFQAPLSEFVRTADALRAKVEQGGAGTPAPADAEVAE
- the rplL gene encoding 50S ribosomal protein L7/L12; translated protein: MAKLSQDELLEQFETLTLIELSEFVKAFEEKFDVKAAAPVAVAAAGGAAAAAEAVEEQDEFDVILTGAGEKKIQVIKVVRELTSLGLKEAKDLVDGTPKPVLEKVAKEAAEKAAESLKAAGASVEVK